ACCACTTTAGCAGTAGTTATTTTAGTAGTGGTGCTGTCTTTGTTTTTAAGTTTGGTAGATGTAACTTTGGCTAAAGTTGTAGCCTGGATTTTGTCTTAAAAAGATTTAAAGAGTGGGGCAAATGGAAGAACCAAAAGCCAGATGGTATATTGTGCACACATATTCTGGGTATGAGCAGAGAGTTGAGCAGACATTAAAAGAGATGATGCGTACAGGCCAGGATAAGGGATACATTAAAGATGTCTTAGTGCCAACAGAAAAGGTTATAGAGTTAGTTCGGGGGCAGAAAAAGACCTCTACAAGGAAATTTTTCCCAGGATATGTTTTAGTTAAAATGATTTTTAATGATGAATCTTGGTATATGGTTCAGTCTATTCCAAGGGTTACAGGATTTGTGGGCAGTAAAACCCGGCCAATACCGTTAAGTGATGCTGAGGCAGAGCGTATTATCCAAACAGTTGAGCAAAGACAAGAACAGCCACGTCCAAAATTTCATTTTGAAAAAGGAGATGAAGTTAGAGTTATTGATGGCCCGTTTGCTAATTTTAATGGTATTG
Above is a window of Desulfonauticus submarinus DNA encoding:
- the nusG gene encoding transcription termination/antitermination protein NusG codes for the protein MEEPKARWYIVHTYSGYEQRVEQTLKEMMRTGQDKGYIKDVLVPTEKVIELVRGQKKTSTRKFFPGYVLVKMIFNDESWYMVQSIPRVTGFVGSKTRPIPLSDAEAERIIQTVEQRQEQPRPKFHFEKGDEVRVIDGPFANFNGIVDDVNYDKGKLKVIVSIFGRPTPVELDFVQVSKS